DNA from Cyanobacterium sp. T60_A2020_053:
ATTACAGTCCAAATCAAAAAAAATCCGAGTATTTTCGAGGACCTGATTTTTTCGTGGTGTTAAATACCAGTAACGATGAAAACCGCAAAAGTTGGGTAGTGTGGGAAGAAGGGGGAAAATATCCTAATGTTATCGTCGAAATTTTATCCGATAGTACTGCCAAAACAGACAGAGAAGAAAAAAAAGAGATTTATCAAGATATATTTAGAACACCAGATTATTTTTGGTTTGATCCTTTTACCCTCGAATTTCAAGGTTTTAGGTTAGTAGGGGGAAAATATCAAGCCATTAAACCTAATGAGCAAGGTTGGTTATATTCAGAGCAATTAGAATTATATTTAGGTATACATGAGCGAAAATTGCGCTACTTCACCTCTGATGGTAAATTAGTGCCAACCCCTCAAGAATCTAGCCAGTATGAAAGACAACAGAAAGAATATGAAAGGCAACAGAAGGAATTAGCTTTACAAAAAATTGAAAAATGGAAACAAAAACTACAAGAATTAGGTATTAATCCTGACGAATTTCCCGACAATTAAGTTT
Protein-coding regions in this window:
- a CDS encoding Uma2 family endonuclease yields the protein MVANEKITAPSTVKNEIIFPQGEFWSNEPTLETYQHLQQIIILLNSLQLLWADKEDYFCAGNLTIYYSPNQKKSEYFRGPDFFVVLNTSNDENRKSWVVWEEGGKYPNVIVEILSDSTAKTDREEKKEIYQDIFRTPDYFWFDPFTLEFQGFRLVGGKYQAIKPNEQGWLYSEQLELYLGIHERKLRYFTSDGKLVPTPQESSQYERQQKEYERQQKELALQKIEKWKQKLQELGINPDEFPDN